The genomic DNA GCGGAACGCGGACCATATTGATGAACTTCACGTACCATTGGCCCCGATCGGTAATACGAATGCGCGCAACTCCTTCGGCGTCGGTGCGCACTCTCCGCTCCGCGAGGCGGCCGCCGCGCGATGGCCTCCCGCCTGAAACCACGAGTTGGTTCGCAACCGGCTTCCCGTCGACTAGCGCGCGGACGCGAAGCCAACCGCCGGCACGCGATCGATAAGGATTGTTCAGCGGAACCAGCTCAGCTGGATAGCCAAGCACATCGTCGAACTCGTCCGACCGGCGCGCGCCGGCCTGCAGTAAAGCCTTTACGTGCTTCGAGTACCGCTCAGTGGCTTTTGCCCCAAGCTCGCCGTCGCGGCGTCGCGCGGCGAGAACATCGGGGATCCCGTCGTGTTCCAGATATTCGTTAAAATCCTTTGCCTCGAGAGTGATCTCGCGCGGCAAGGTCGACGCGCCAACTACGTAGGTACCAGGCGCCCCGATTGGAACACTCAGTACGCTGGTGTCTCCGGTCGCTTGCCAAAGCGCCGTATCGACACGAGTCCTCCCCGTCGGTCCAAGCACGCTGACATCAGCGAGTCGACTCCGTGCGACAGCGTTCTCGCTGCTGCTGAAAGTGCCGTTGAGAACCCGGATCCTCGCAGTCGATTCAGGGCCAACGAAAAAACTTCCGAGGCGAAGAAAGAGATCGTGCGCGCTGAGTGAAGTTGCACTGACCACTAGCAGCAGCGCTGCGATAGCAATTCGAAGTCGCATGACCCCCAACTTACTCCATCAGCCTCGCGTTCAACACCGTGTGTGGTGCGGACCAGCTGCTACTACGGCCTCCTGACTAATTCCGGATTGGGACACCTGCTACGGGTTGAGGAACACTTAAGGCCCGCGTTTCTCCGCAGCTCGCAGTTAGTCTCCCAATCCGCAGTCAGTCAGCAGTCCGTAGTAGCAGTTGGTCCGCAACCCGAAGTCCGGATCCACCTACCGTCTACCCT from Gemmatimonadaceae bacterium includes the following:
- a CDS encoding DUF4198 domain-containing protein; the encoded protein is MRLRIAIAALLLVVSATSLSAHDLFLRLGSFFVGPESTARIRVLNGTFSSSENAVARSRLADVSVLGPTGRTRVDTALWQATGDTSVLSVPIGAPGTYVVGASTLPREITLEAKDFNEYLEHDGIPDVLAARRRDGELGAKATERYSKHVKALLQAGARRSDEFDDVLGYPAELVPLNNPYRSRAGGWLRVRALVDGKPVANQLVVSGGRPSRGGRLAERRVRTDAEGVARIRITDRGQWYVKFINMVRVPRDTASRPAGTPALDYESKWATLTFEIR